The DNA region TTATAAGAAAATCACAGGTACGTGGATCTATAGAAATGCCCTTGACTTCACCTTCAAAATGGAATCACTGTTGCGCATTAACCACATCAGACGTCTCGTACTCTCGTCACCTCAGCTGACAATACCCCATAAGCAGACATAGCCAGCAGTTTTTTTAGCAAGGACGACCAGGGTGAATGTGGCTCGAAAAACCATATGGCTAACATCTTTGAGAATGCATTCAAACAGGATATATTTTCAGTTATACAGAGCACATTCAACTTTCTTTCAGAAAGAGGGCAAAGTATCATCGAAATAAATCAGAAGTTACAGTTATGTCATACAGATTGGTCTTCACTCATACAGAAACATCACAATCTCAGACCAGGAGGCCATGGCATTCGCAGCCAGACCACATAAAGCTTGTACACAGCAGCAGCATCACTTCATGTACCTATGCAGAAACTTGCGGTGGAAATCACTTCTGATGGTGTCATTGATGAACCGTTTGGCTGTCTTGGTCTCTCCACGTGCCTGGTTCTTGAATACGACATCATCATCCCACCTGcagaacatgtaaaaaaaacaagattaggCTCACCATTAGCCACTTGATTCTATTAGATGGTAAGATGAAAGCAAGCATCAACATCGCACCTTCTCTTAATACTGAAGGAGCCGGGATTGTTAATATTGATCAATGGGTTTCCTCTCATCAGTTCAGCCTCCTTCATCTTGGCCTCCTCTTCTGCTTGTTGACGCTCCTACAATGAAACAACTTCCATTATGTTTCCAAAATCTATATAAACATCACCTTGAAATCATGATAGAGATACAAAAATTACAAACCTTTCTAAGCTTGTCCTCAGCTCTTTCTTTCTTAATCCTCTCAAGCTCAGCCATTAGAGCTTCAGTGTCATCGTCGTCATCTTCATCGCTGAATAGAATTTGTAATTGAATGTGTAAGAGCAATAATACGTTGTGAAAGTGAACTATGTTACAAGAACATGAACCGCCATAAACAATTAGCCCTAAAAGAAAGTTGCTGAGATATTTTATCTGCCATTTGGTATGAAGACAGCCTGACCACAACCAACTAGACATGCCAGACAATGTACAACAATGAGTATAGACCACTAGCGATTAGCCTTCTGGCTAATACTAAATTTTGTTGTAGATGACACAGAAAAATTAATCTAATTATATCCTACAAAACAGTTAACATAGTTATAGGTACAGTTCATCCTACTGATGCAGTAACAATAAGAACGTCAGCAGCATTTCACAAGAGCAAGGTTTATAAATCACCGAGAAGGAGACAGATCTGACCTTTCATCATCACTTCTAGGTTCCACGTCGGAATCATCTGCATCAATTTCTCGTGGAACTATCTTATCCTCAGCCTCTCTctttgaacctatgatttacaACAAGAAAGAATAAATCATCACTAAGCCACAACATAAACAGATATTCATGCAGCATTAGTGCCACCAACCTTCTAAGAGCAGCTGACTTGAATTTTTCCGCCGGTCTCTCTCTTCTGCAAGCAAGAACATGCACTATTAGATATTGTACATACCGATTGCATGACCAtctaaaagggaaaaaagagagggagaaagtgGGTATACCAGCATAGGACTTGTCCTTGGAAGAGTAATGCTTGTGTTCACGTTCCTCAAGCTCATCCCTAAGGTTCCTCTTCTGTAGCTCATCTTGGGTCTGCTGGCCCTCTTTTCTGTACATATGGGAGCAAATAGTCAATATGCGCCATGGAGGAAGAGACCTCGGTCTGACAAATTGGCAATGAAACTACGCAGCTAATCCTATTTTGGGTTTTGATGGAGACAATCGATGAGaccataacaaaaaaaaaaagagagaatagaTCTTAGCCATATCTGAATAGGTTGATTCTGATTCCCAGATACTAACAAGGAACATATACATCTTTGTTAATTGCATGCAAATTTTCTTTGTATTGATGCAGCAAAGGCAGCAATTTAAATTTGTAAATGCATAATTTATGATATAGTTATCCCATCTCCATCAGAAAAGAAAGCATAGACAATGGACTGGCAATATAACAAAAGGCTATTTTTTTAGCCTTATTTTCCTACGACAACATAGAATCTCAAGTAACTAGCTCGACATTCAGAAAATTCAACCTTCTAAAATATACTTCGTCCCAAAGACACGAGCCGCCCCGATCTGGGAAATAATCCCAAATCAAAACTCCTCTAGTCACAAACCCTAGCCGTTTCCCCGATCCTTCGTCGAGCTACGCAAAgggcaaaaaattaaaaaaaatcgctAACCAAGCAAGCGATCCCAAGCGAAGACGATCTGAATCCACGGATGCATGGATGGGCGCGGGGGTATGACGGATACCTGGGCTTGAGGGTGGTGTGGGCGGCGAGGTCGCGGGAGGAGTACTTCTGGGAGGGCCCGAAGATGCGGGTGCCCCCCTGCTCGTTCCCGCCCTTGGCCGGCGCCCACGTCGGCCGCGCCGCCGTCGTCATCTTTTCCTACTTGTCTtgtccctcctctcctctgcgcgaaatcgaaaccctagccaagagcaggaagaagaagaaattgcgGAGATGCCCCTGGCGAAGCCAGGCGGTAAAGGAAAGGAAGAAATAAATACTATTCGCGGTCAGGGGAAGAAACAAAAATATCAGAAGCAAgcggagaaaaaaaaatcctaaaaatatcaccatttttcttttctcagaACAACTAATAAATTGGTCCACGTTAATAGCGTGGCTAACCctgctgtaatattttatcatgatatttttattaaaaaatagtcttttaatttttttatgaggttagtgtcatttaattacaaattaggagaagaaataaaaattatattagtgaAAAAGGAAATTATTTATCTCCAAACTTGTACCAAATCGTATACACGTATTGgtttaatttatatatattttaatcaaCTGTCAAAATCGTGTATCAGGTGTAAACATTTCAATCAAAATCAAAGTATGTTTGCTTTGCGTGCATTCAATGACTTTCCTGCTGCCTGCTTGATGTGACGACCGTTAGCTACActgtgcttcttaatctattatcttattaaaaatttaaaaaaaattattattgtcattatgaattttagttattgattaattgtgttttacatggactctttatttaggtatttaattttttttataagactagatttgatatggatccttattttttctattccaataccaattttgattattatttatttttattttatttagctttttatttagaatattttgctttccaaataATATGGAAATTGAACTGTTTAgaatattttgctttccaaataATTCCGAATTTAGGTATTTGTTAAACGTATTTGATATGGGTTCTTTAGTTTAATTTAGACCATTAGATGctcataacaatgagtggtctagatcattttctttttttcaattaacgtggtaattttgtgaCATTAAGAGCGAACGTGGtgacttttttttctcctcgaataataatataatagatagatatcTCCATTTTTCTTTCCTCTCAAAAGTAAAAGgaataacaaaaataaaatcacCACTGGAATTCGAATGTGTTAATAATATAAGTTTTCTATTCTATTATATTCTACTGGATGCAAATGAGCCTGGCAATGTCTTGGTCTCACTTATTAGGGGAAATTCCTTAtttgctataattttttttaactctttCTTCTTGCCACTCCAGAAAACGAATGTAACAttctgagttttagcattttaaaaaatagtaaaattcacttcaaattaaaaaaaattctaattgttaaactaatataaaatcaaggaaaatatatatttgatgtatatatactcatatgtatatattcaaatgtatTATTTTGGTTAGGTATTCCAAATATCACTaggttaatttctaaattaatcgttgcaacaaatagagcatatgcattttggaTTATTGCTTTTATGGTTTTGGTATGGCGATTAAAATTTGActatctctcaaattcaaatctgtTTTAATTCCTTTCGGTAATTTCCCAATCTAAATCAATCCGTGAAAATAGATCTTCCAGTCCAACtcaaatattctttttgaatcaatctcaaatccaaatcttaaattcaaatacttctatttgaatttaatcccaaatatctcaaatccagTCTCAATCAAATCAACGTCAAATTCGTATCCAAATGCAATTCAAATCATTCGAGTTATATTCGAATACTTCCAATTTAATCGTTTCGAAATTTCAATTCAATTCGATTCAATTCGAATTCTCGTTCCAAAGTCATTCAATCTCTAATTCAAATCCTTGTTCTAAATCAATCCAAATCCTATATAAATCACCTtgtttaaaactatttcaaaaatttTGTTACCAGACtaccttgttttaaactatttcaaaaatttTGTTACCAGACtaccttgttttaaactgtttcaaaaattttgttaccaggttacctttGTTTTAAAAGGTTAacaatagagaatataactagatACATATATAAGAACCtactttatgcttaaaactataCCGTAAAGTCTTATCATTGAAGTTTTCATTATGTATCTATTAACCCCTTTGAAATAGTACATGACTTATTGAGTATCTTCTATGCTCAATCTTGTTGTTTTCAGATTATTGAAATGGAGATCAAACTCATCCTTGATGAAGTTAAGGAGAAGAAGTCTAATGTTGCATTCGCACCCGAGTTACCTATGGCATTGGGTTGTATCATTATTCGCTCTGTTCCGCTGTAGGTTCTTCTGTCTGACTGGTCTCCTATAGATCCTTGTCCATAAGATCATCTTTTACTCTTTttagataattattttaatttattttattcgaagtacgtatttgatatcatttattgaattctgtgcgtatcagctatttGATACAGGAACTGATACAAGAGGCACAGAGGAACCCGAGATCGAGGTCCTGACAACGAACTTTTTTATCTGCCATTGGTTTCAATTTTTCGTTCCTTACATACCACTCTGTTACGGTCCGGTCAGTTCTACCGTCCAAATGCACTTGTTCACCCGGTACTATTTGTAGGTGCAGCGGTCTTCTGTTTCTTAAAAAATCTTAGAATTTTTGTACGTATTTtataatacatgtgcaacctattttaattcgattcaccaaaaaatcttGTATAGAATCTAAATTAAAATCCTATGTAAAATCAAATTTTCTACTAGACCGATTTTCTACTTTTGGAGGAATAGGAGACCGCTATGCCAGTAAACAGTACTGATGAACAGTGCATCTAGACGTCAGTACTGATCGAACTGTAACAGAGTGACGTGGAAGGAATGAAATATTGAAACCGATAAGAAAGTTCGTTTTCTAAGTCGCAAGAGGAAATAGTGAAAAAATTTaatggcaaataaggaattgCCCCCGCTTATTATTGGTCTGTATGAATGATTGTGCACTATCAACAGTAACAAAAAAGCTGACGACAGATTAGACATGGCCACTTCGGATGTCTGAACATTTCCGTCAGGTGTCTGTGGGTTGCTGGCGGCGGCTCGTTTTCCAGTCAAAATTTTCAGTTTCCTCTGAGATCCCTGCTCATTTGGCAACGCGCATGTACATGAATGAGTTGGGTAAAAAGGTAGGTGTTACAGTCTGACGATGAATCGAATAGGGGAGGTGCAGATATTAAGAGCAGGCAATCACTGGCAGCTGTCCGAGAGAATATCATGTTCTTCAGTTCATGGCAATCGATTCAGTTCACAGGGGAGCAACAGCATGGTAATCGATCTCTTCAAACAGTTTTGGTAATTATCTTATATACGAGAAAACTGAACAACAGCTCAGTGACAATGAGCAAGTTGCAGACAGATTGACATGTGAAAACTAAAGCATCAGATGTAGCCACCCttgtcatcttcatcttcaccaaATGGATGGGATGGTTATTGGTTTCAGATTACTTGGAGGAGCATGTGTAAGCAAAGCTCTACTACTACTTAGGCTAGTGGTCTAGTCTTGTTTCTTGTATCAGCAAGGCAAAGCAAGCATGGAGCTCGAAACTTCAGTTGCTGCCGCCGGTGTTGCCGGGGACGTCGTAGGCGCACTGCTGCACGGTGACCTTGTCGATGGGCAGCGTGTCGGTCGGGAAGGGGCAGGCGCCGTTGTGCGTGCCCCGCAGCGGCTCGCACGGCGCCGGGCTCACGTTGGCCGACACGCCCTCCACGTCGGTGCACGTCCACGGGTACTTCCTGGACTTGGCCAGCGCCGCCGTCACGTTGGCGATGCAGATGCCCTTGAAAGGCGCGCCCTGGATGCCCTCCAGCCGCGCCGCAATGTTCACGCCGGTGGCCACCACGTCCTGGTAGCTGATGTTTTCCACCACGGGGATGGCGTTGGGGTCGTACTTGCCGTCGGGGTGGTCCTTGTAGTTGCCCGTCATCCGGAACATCCACTTCATGGTGTTCAGGCTCATCCCGCGCACGAACACGTCCCGCACGTACGCGCCGCGCCCCACGGCGGTCTTGATGCGCACGCCGGACTCGGAGTTGATGGCCGTGATGTCCTCCGCGCGCACGTCCTGGATGCCGCCGGACATCTCGCTGCCCAGCGCGATCACCGCGCTCGTCGGGGACACGCACGTCAGGCGCCGGATCACGATGTGCTGGCTCGGCATGCCGTACGCGATGCCGTACTCGTCCCACCCGCTCTTGATCGCCACACAGTCGTCGCCCGACACGATGTAGCAGTCCTCGATGCGAACTTGAGAGCACGAGTCTGCAATACAGAGCCAGCCATGAACCGAATCAGCATCCAGCTCTTGGAGTCTTGGTCCAGCAATCCTAATCCTTCCAGCAAGTATGTCCAGGACTCCAGGCCCTGAATGAATGGATggacatatacatatatataccagGGTTGATGCCGTCGGTGTTGGGAGAATGCGTCGGCGCGAGGATGGTGATGCCTTGCACCACGATGTTGCTGCAATTTCGCAATGTTTAGCCGTCACCGTCAGATAATTAAACACAGTACAGACTTACTATTCAGAATGCAAATTTCAGGTGGTCATACATACAGAGCTAGTTACTGAacgaaggaaagaaaaaaagaacaagttttgatcACCCCACCTGCTATAGACCGGGTGAATGTTCCACGCCGGCGAGTTGAGCAGCGTGAtgttggagatgaagatggtgtcgGAGTGCATGAGCTCGATGAGGTACCCGCGCGTGTACTTGAGCTGGTTCTTGTGAAATTTCGACCACCATATCGCACCCTGCCCATCTATTGTCCCGTTGCTGCCTGGATGAGAGTGAAGTGTTGGTTTGCAAGATCGGAAGAAGCAATTCATTCCATGTACTCCACTGGTTGGTTAGATTAGATTATTCAGTGCTCTGTTCAGGTTCTGAACATTTCATTTCTTCAGAACAGCTGAAATTATGAACATTTATCTATCTGAAGGTTGAAGAGGGCTCAAGACTGACCAGTAATGACTACGTCGGTGAGGTTTGATCCACCGATGAGGCTAGCGTACCGTCCACCAATTTTGTCCCTCCCTCTTCCATAAGAAGGCAAAGGATCGATGATTGGCCATTCGGTTATGTTCTGCACCACCACACATACAGAGCTAGTTAGTTTCTAGTTGTTGCAGCATCTGAAACTGAAGAATCTCGATGATAtgtttatcttaaattcacaGCATCGCTCTGTTGTTTGATTAGAGGTCGTTTCACACATGCGGAGCAGCTCAAGAAACCACCAGCAATGAGGATGACCGGTGAAGTGACGACGAGGAGGCGTACGGACCTGTGAGCCGAGGATGACGGCGTCGCTGTGGAGGAAGAGGGTGAAGTGGCTGGTCAGGTTGAATGGCCCCGTCAGCCACTTCCCCGCCGGCACGTACagcatgccgccgccgccgctcttgCCAGAGTACTGCGACAGGTGGTCCACCGCCGACCGGAACGCCGCCGTGTTGGACGTCGTGCCGTCGCCCACGCCGCCGAAGTCCGCCAGCGATGCCGTGTGCGCCCGGCAGCTCGGCGCCAGGTACATGCTATGCCCGGGCCTGGACGCCGGTGGGCTGTGGCGGCGCGCGGCGACCGTCGCCGatgcggcgaggaggaggcatAGGGAGCGCAGAAGCTGTACCGAGAAACGGGAGATTGTCCAAAATTATGCATCTTATTTTAGAAAGAATAATTCTTTACAGGAACTGATTTGATCTAGTGGATGCAGTTCAATTTCGTCAAAAATCTCTTCTTTACggaggaaaattttgctctttATGCAGAAAAATGCAGAAGAAACAAGATGACATTTTTTAGTGCGATAAAATTGCATCCAGAAGGTGCGCATATGCAGTGAATCTAGGGGAAGACATTACGAAAGAGAAGAGAAACGCAGTGCAAAAATGTGCCGTGAGGAACAGATGTTAAAAATATGAAGACTAGAAGAATGGAAACGAATGAGTAGTAGCGGAGGCAGTGAGATCATTCATTCATACATGGAGAGTTGACGCGTTGAGCATTCGCGACGCCATTGCTGCTGCTCTtgctctgcctctgcctctgcctctgcagTAGCCTAGTGTGAGTGACACACGGGAGACGAAGGAGAGATGGAGCGGAGTAGAGTGACAAGAGAGAGGCAGACCCATCCCCCATTTATAGGAGTCCTTTCTGCACTGTTGAGCACTAGCTGATGAGTAATTTATGCGATCCACAGCTAACTTTTCCGGCATCCTCTTTTTTCTCCGCACGAGTGACTCTTTTCCACTAAAAATTTACAACTTGCATTGTTGCTACGTGGAGTAGCAAAAAAATTTGCATACTTTTCAGTTGCCTGAATTCGGGTAGCTAGCTTAATTTTTTGCCGGCCTGTTCCTAATTTCTTATCCTAGTTTATCAGCTTTTTTTGGGAATACGTACAGTGAGCGTTACTTGTTTCTTGAGCATTGCCTGTGATATGCAGTGCAGTATCCTTTTAACTGACACTATGCTAGTCACGGGGGCATAGATAAGACAGCATGGATACGAATCATACGATACACCAGGAACTGTGAGCGGACATTCCTTCACGCaaaagcagagagagagagagagagagagagagagagagagagagagagagagagagagagagagagagagagagattgttACCTTGGTTGGGTTTGTCGTTGGATGGATCAGTGCTTACATGACATTATTGTGGGCCCCAACCCCACTGATCGATGCATTACATGGTGCTTTCGGCCTTCACGTTACGCGAGCCGGATCACGAGCAACATCTAAGAGCTGCTGCATGTGTTAAGAGTTTGGCTTATCATCAGATCTCTAATtctaaaaatttcaaaaacaatttttctctctatttgtgTCCGCTATAAGTGACAATTAATGATGTTAATCGCTGTTTATTTCAGCGGTTACTACTACTAGTGTTGTTTACGCAGCGATTATTAGTGATGTTTATAGTTGTTTATTGAGGATAATTGCAAATATTACTAAGTAACTTACTGTTGTGTTATATAAGCCCTGGAGATGTCCAGGCATGAGAGT from Phragmites australis chromosome 8, lpPhrAust1.1, whole genome shotgun sequence includes:
- the LOC133926093 gene encoding uncharacterized protein LOC133926093 codes for the protein MTTAARPTWAPAKGGNEQGGTRIFGPSQKYSSRDLAAHTTLKPRKEGQQTQDELQKRNLRDELEEREHKHYSSKDKSYAEERDRRKNSSQLLLEGSKREAEDKIVPREIDADDSDVEPRSDDESDEDDDDDTEALMAELERIKKERAEDKLRKERQQAEEEAKMKEAELMRGNPLININNPGSFSIKRRWDDDVVFKNQARGETKTAKRFINDTIRSDFHRKFLHRYMK
- the LOC133926094 gene encoding probable polygalacturonase produces the protein MASRMLNASTLHLLRSLCLLLAASATVAARRHSPPASRPGHSMYLAPSCRAHTASLADFGGVGDGTTSNTAAFRSAVDHLSQYSGKSGGGGMLYVPAGKWLTGPFNLTSHFTLFLHSDAVILGSQNITEWPIIDPLPSYGRGRDKIGGRYASLIGGSNLTDVVITGSNGTIDGQGAIWWSKFHKNQLKYTRGYLIELMHSDTIFISNITLLNSPAWNIHPVYSSNIVVQGITILAPTHSPNTDGINPDSCSQVRIEDCYIVSGDDCVAIKSGWDEYGIAYGMPSQHIVIRRLTCVSPTSAVIALGSEMSGGIQDVRAEDITAINSESGVRIKTAVGRGAYVRDVFVRGMSLNTMKWMFRMTGNYKDHPDGKYDPNAIPVVENISYQDVVATGVNIAARLEGIQGAPFKGICIANVTAALAKSRKYPWTCTDVEGVSANVSPAPCEPLRGTHNGACPFPTDTLPIDKVTVQQCAYDVPGNTGGSN